The following nucleotide sequence is from Pseudobdellovibrionaceae bacterium.
CCCCATTGAAATTCTTCATTGCCAATGGGGGACGATCAAATTGCCTCAACCCGGTCGGCACTTTGCCGAGAACCTTAATCTCAGCCTGTGCATTCTTGATCATCTTGGCATTGATTTGACGTTTGGTATGAGGGCTCTTGAGCAGCTCTACTGGCCAGGAAGAATGGATATGCTCCAGCCCCTTGCCACCTCAGGCACCTTAATTTTAAGCGGTGATCACAATCCTCTAGGGGCGCAAATGCTTGGGAAAACTCTTTCCTCTGTGACCTATGACCGTGTTGCTTTGTTGGTGGGAATGGGGAAAGGCAAAGACAGGAAGGCCGTTTTACAGGAACTGGCCAACATTCCGAGAAGTCAGCTCACGCTCACGCACTCACCCTTCCAGGGATGTGAGGCTGGGGAATTCTCTCATTGGCTCAAAGATGGTTGCGAATACGTGAGAGACCCCTGGCAGGCTCTAACAACTTTATTGGACAAATGTGGGCCACGCGACTTGGTGGTCGTCACAGGCTCTTTGTATTTGGTGGGAAAAATCTATTCCCACGCCTTAAGGGCCAATTGGCTGCCCCTAAAAAAGCGTGGGTTCTTTATCTAATTAGTTCGCTTTACGAGCGCGACGTACCGTGCGCTTTTTTTCGCCGAGAAGAGTCTGGCGAAGAAGTTGTTCCTGATAACGCAGAATCAAATCAATTAATTCCTCTGGGTCCATTCCATAAAGCTTTACCAAAACAGCAAGAGCATTTAGCGGAGGAGAACAGAGGCCTCGCTCAAAATTGCTGACGAATTGAGGTGTTGTATAACCTAATTTTGTTGACACATCATGCTGTGTTAAACCAGCCGCGATTCGGCGTGCTTTTAGATAACTTCCCAAGGGCTTATGCATCGTTGATTTCAAATCCATTACGTTCTCCAGTTCCGTAAGCACGATCTTAACAAAATCAGTGCTTGCGGCCAACTATGTTTGATATTTCCCTACTACTTCTATAGGCTTGCAGACTCACGTTATGACGAGAGGCCAGGTTCATAGTCTGAAGCTCTCTTAATTGAGATGGCTGTTAAGGTTGTGTAAGTATACGGTCAGACCAGGCTCCAATTAATGCTATGCGCCAATGGGGGTTTACTTTGCCCTCGCAAGCGTCTGGTGGGAGGCAAACAAACCCAATAGGAGTAAGTGGAGATGAAATACATACTTGTTGGCACCAACAGACCAGGATCTCGATCCGCTCAAGTCGCAAAAATTGTTCAGGACATTCATCGTCAGCAAGGCGAAGAATACGAGATTTTGGA
It contains:
- a CDS encoding helix-turn-helix transcriptional regulator yields the protein MDLKSTMHKPLGSYLKARRIAAGLTQHDVSTKLGYTTPQFVSNFERGLCSPPLNALAVLVKLYGMDPEELIDLILRYQEQLLRQTLLGEKKRTVRRARKAN